One Candidatus Vicinibacter affinis DNA window includes the following coding sequences:
- a CDS encoding HYR domain-containing protein, producing the protein MKQLFTKTSLAVVICLLFVVGLIQAQPVVTVAGSIINNGGNSIIPYTGTGGCTVVPQSNANGGGAPGAAWTGGTVFTLTLPRPLGDGTCGSYVLSSVNVNFNHTFDSDVDFYLRNRTTAQVIELSTDNGAGNDNYTNTKFCDNLGCPLVSAGTAPFTGTFRPEGLINSSQCANDPNGTISTLAAMTIQPGDVLELIFYDDIGGDTGPMLAWSVVLASAPTLPAIPAPITVSMAPGTCTPSPVACLGIGSCASSIRYSTTLVDATTVCSPLTIGNACTAPGIVFPAAGVYNIYWIVANDCLFAVGGPQQVTVLDTELPTFLPACPKGNRVNLNAGPGECEVSWDAPNFMAMDNCPGNSFFGASTRAVGCTLNANNGLAGTAGFSVGLLFNVINTSGRSMALTALHFMPWTASGNMYRIYMTSAPGSYVPVTNNASAWTQIAGDSAKVGQPVFPPGNPRLLEKFGIGTQNIVSRINCQGQTIFDTTVVSNAIIGPGETRGIAIYSPNGGSYFYVNPAAPCSNTIQGDPNLGIDVRASRCQFGAANTPFNVAGTFSVRMFNGDFEYLFANSVVPVVQTCGAPYGPGCFFPIGCTRLCYRATDAAGNVATCEFDVCVNAYANPSRALACNDEIQISLDQNCSATITADMVLEGGPYACYDSYIVEARYWTGGGLIDRNPNLAGVQINGNDIGKELKLTVRDPATGNSCWGHATVEDKLAPVLTCPPDRTFSCAIDPIPANTGTPSIVENCGGVNLSYRDNSTQGNCALGYSRRILRTWTAVDGSGNRGTCVQTITIGLGDLFEVTVPPNYDNLDQPMLACDEKIDRNKNVTPHMADFPECVDGYILDSAFWLANPNQPDQYPNRRLPRVLGWNCIDDVNSPWFGHPNPDPVYYPSHRQWSPTNPLCWGPDRHIMWVGTGKPGGAECFNLAVSYKDVVIDLATPGCDAGPIGCYKVLRQWTVMDWCTSIVGGHNQVIKVADTEGPQVLYPDSSRVNMESYACVGRWEVPPAWIIDNCSNEVHYTVEVEQGTVLGDETSGYVVVNMPEGIQIGYIIATDCCGNITKKRVVLNVVDRVPPQAICRSITTVSINGNQTPGSNFAKVCAESFDEGSFDNCQPHIYFKVIRMAELLGTNNGSNSNNVVACSGVNGDDNSILAGNQVYFDDCTYFCCADVGTKVMVVLRVFDVDPGPGPVTPIRMTSTTSVLNGRFSDCMIEVEVQNKSVPTVVAPPNIVVSCWFWFDITKLTDPNDATFGRVVTDLGDRKKVVTKDLVCYKFCERNDYTGYPGYVQTNAVPKPAPNQACEYYYQYFDTAHWDRKYELVWGFDGYVLSGCGNAPTITVNDLRECGQGVIQRIVSTQGPNNINVTAIQTIWFVDCDPFYVDDVTCNDPRYTDLMWPNGVCTQTPVTIDGCGADISPDNPQLGRPQVINNADDNCALLSIEYFDEIFNIEPDACFKVLRRWVVIDWCQYDPFIDPNFGRWEALQVIKVRDQDRPVVTCNVGPCEPAVIDPALGICVGHISLTADATDNCSPLDWLFWEYKIDAFNDGKGVHGGYDFRVGTLTRKQYAAGDTVEYSHNPFADDDHNPFDASGTYPIGIHKIKWFVEDGCGNVGVCESLFEIKDCKAPTPYCLTGVITVPMPASGCVEIWAKDLDHGSYDNCTAKENLKFYFDGDDTKTFINVCCADFVAQGQNDELRIEVEMWVEDEEGNKDYCKTVVIVQDNQDICPNTGSFGKITGNLKTEGGDVANPVDMQLYNNGNMMAQRVGSPYSFGDLKLNVNYMVSPNRNDEHNNGITTQDIVKIQKHILGQTPLNSPYKMIAADVNNSGSITAADMSELRKLILGLTSEFSKVKSWTFVPSSYMFLDPNNPWNAPRTSSLMLDNNKVVDFVAVKMGDVTNDARASNASNTQSRTNGVLNIEVDEKSVVAGESYKVSFKSSDFNNISGYQFTLKYDKSSLIFEGMEGGVLKATEANFGTNRLNEGIITTSWNSSKGESFGKDAELFTLVFKATRNGKVSQMFAITSDVTKAQAYNASEEVKEVRMGVRTDKGVVEGGVFELYQNEPNPFSKETVVRYRLPEASAVKLTVYDVTGKVVRVYELKGQKGLNSYQISKGDLNATGLLYYQLDATNHTATKRMLVVE; encoded by the coding sequence ATGAAGCAATTATTTACAAAAACTTCATTGGCCGTCGTAATCTGCCTGCTGTTTGTTGTTGGTCTTATCCAAGCTCAACCGGTAGTTACTGTTGCTGGAAGTATTATAAACAATGGGGGTAACAGCATTATTCCTTATACCGGAACCGGTGGATGTACAGTGGTCCCTCAAAGTAATGCAAACGGTGGTGGAGCCCCTGGTGCCGCGTGGACAGGTGGCACTGTTTTTACATTAACACTGCCTCGTCCATTAGGAGATGGCACGTGTGGCAGCTATGTCCTTTCTAGTGTGAATGTTAACTTCAACCATACATTCGATTCAGATGTGGATTTTTACTTGAGAAACAGAACCACTGCTCAGGTTATAGAGTTGAGTACAGACAATGGTGCTGGTAATGATAACTATACCAATACAAAATTCTGTGACAATTTGGGATGCCCTTTAGTCTCTGCAGGTACAGCTCCCTTCACAGGAACTTTCCGTCCTGAGGGCTTAATCAACTCTTCTCAATGTGCTAACGATCCCAATGGAACCATTTCCACTTTGGCTGCAATGACCATACAGCCAGGAGATGTTTTGGAATTAATATTTTATGACGATATTGGTGGTGATACAGGACCGATGTTGGCTTGGTCAGTTGTTTTGGCATCTGCACCAACTTTGCCGGCTATTCCTGCACCTATTACTGTATCTATGGCCCCGGGAACATGTACTCCTTCGCCGGTGGCTTGTCTTGGGATTGGCAGTTGTGCCAGTTCAATTAGATATTCAACTACTTTGGTTGATGCAACTACTGTTTGCAGCCCACTCACAATTGGTAATGCCTGTACAGCTCCAGGAATTGTATTTCCTGCAGCAGGAGTTTACAATATCTATTGGATAGTGGCCAACGATTGCCTATTTGCAGTCGGAGGTCCTCAACAAGTGACTGTTTTGGATACAGAATTACCTACTTTCCTACCGGCATGTCCTAAAGGAAATAGAGTGAATCTGAATGCTGGTCCGGGAGAATGTGAGGTCTCCTGGGATGCTCCAAATTTCATGGCCATGGACAATTGTCCAGGTAATAGCTTCTTTGGCGCCAGTACCCGTGCAGTCGGTTGTACTCTTAATGCAAACAATGGTTTGGCGGGTACCGCAGGATTCTCTGTTGGATTGCTATTTAATGTGATCAATACAAGCGGTAGAAGTATGGCATTGACCGCCCTACATTTTATGCCTTGGACTGCTTCCGGAAATATGTACCGGATTTATATGACCAGTGCTCCGGGATCCTATGTTCCGGTAACTAATAATGCCTCTGCATGGACACAAATTGCAGGAGATTCTGCCAAAGTAGGACAACCTGTCTTTCCTCCGGGAAATCCAAGGTTACTTGAAAAATTTGGTATTGGAACACAGAATATTGTTTCCAGAATTAATTGTCAAGGACAAACTATTTTCGACACTACTGTTGTAAGTAACGCCATCATTGGCCCTGGTGAAACCAGAGGTATTGCCATCTATTCACCGAATGGAGGATCTTACTTTTATGTAAATCCGGCAGCACCATGTTCCAATACAATTCAGGGAGACCCGAATCTTGGTATTGACGTGCGAGCCAGTCGTTGTCAGTTTGGTGCAGCTAATACACCATTCAACGTTGCAGGTACTTTTTCAGTAAGGATGTTTAATGGTGATTTTGAATATTTGTTTGCCAACAGTGTTGTGCCTGTCGTACAAACTTGCGGAGCACCTTATGGTCCTGGCTGCTTCTTCCCAATTGGATGTACCAGATTATGTTACAGAGCTACTGATGCCGCCGGTAATGTGGCCACTTGTGAATTTGATGTTTGTGTAAATGCTTATGCCAATCCGTCAAGAGCTTTAGCGTGTAACGATGAGATTCAAATTAGTTTGGATCAGAATTGTTCTGCTACCATCACTGCTGATATGGTACTTGAGGGAGGTCCTTATGCTTGTTATGACAGTTATATCGTAGAAGCAAGATACTGGACAGGTGGTGGTTTGATAGACCGCAATCCAAATCTTGCAGGAGTACAAATAAATGGCAATGACATTGGAAAAGAGTTAAAATTAACTGTTCGTGATCCTGCTACCGGCAACAGCTGTTGGGGACATGCGACAGTAGAAGATAAACTTGCTCCTGTTCTTACTTGTCCTCCAGATAGAACTTTCTCCTGTGCGATTGATCCAATCCCTGCAAATACAGGAACACCATCTATAGTAGAAAATTGTGGTGGTGTAAATCTTTCTTACAGAGACAACAGCACACAAGGAAATTGTGCTTTAGGTTATTCAAGAAGAATTTTGAGAACCTGGACTGCAGTTGATGGTTCCGGAAACAGAGGAACTTGCGTTCAGACCATTACAATAGGATTAGGTGACTTATTTGAAGTTACTGTTCCACCAAATTATGACAACCTTGACCAACCAATGTTGGCTTGCGATGAGAAGATTGACAGAAATAAAAATGTTACTCCACACATGGCAGATTTCCCTGAGTGCGTGGATGGATATATTCTGGATTCTGCATTCTGGTTGGCTAATCCTAACCAACCTGACCAATATCCAAACAGAAGATTACCAAGAGTATTGGGATGGAACTGTATCGATGATGTAAACAGCCCATGGTTTGGACATCCAAACCCTGATCCTGTATACTATCCATCACACAGACAGTGGTCACCAACAAATCCATTGTGCTGGGGACCTGACCGCCACATTATGTGGGTTGGAACAGGAAAACCAGGCGGAGCTGAGTGCTTCAATCTTGCTGTTTCCTATAAAGATGTGGTAATTGATTTAGCAACCCCTGGTTGCGATGCAGGTCCTATAGGATGCTACAAAGTGTTGAGACAATGGACTGTGATGGACTGGTGTACCAGTATCGTTGGAGGTCATAATCAAGTAATTAAAGTTGCAGATACTGAAGGACCACAGGTTCTTTATCCGGATTCTTCAAGAGTAAACATGGAATCTTATGCATGTGTAGGCCGTTGGGAAGTTCCACCAGCCTGGATTATAGACAACTGTTCAAATGAAGTACATTACACTGTTGAAGTTGAGCAAGGAACTGTTCTTGGCGACGAAACCAGTGGATATGTAGTAGTAAACATGCCAGAAGGTATCCAAATCGGTTACATCATTGCAACTGATTGCTGCGGAAACATTACTAAGAAAAGAGTCGTGTTGAACGTAGTAGACCGCGTACCGCCACAAGCCATCTGTCGTTCAATCACCACAGTGAGCATCAACGGTAACCAAACACCTGGATCAAATTTTGCAAAAGTATGTGCAGAGTCATTTGACGAAGGATCATTTGACAACTGTCAACCGCACATCTACTTCAAAGTGATCAGAATGGCTGAGTTGTTGGGAACCAACAACGGTAGCAACTCTAACAACGTAGTAGCATGTAGCGGAGTAAACGGAGATGACAACAGCATTTTAGCTGGAAATCAAGTTTACTTTGACGATTGTACTTATTTCTGCTGTGCAGATGTAGGAACCAAAGTAATGGTTGTGTTAAGAGTATTTGATGTGGATCCAGGTCCAGGCCCGGTTACACCAATCAGAATGACCAGCACAACAAGTGTGTTGAACGGAAGATTCAGCGATTGTATGATTGAGGTGGAAGTACAGAACAAGAGTGTACCTACAGTAGTAGCACCACCAAATATCGTAGTAAGCTGCTGGTTCTGGTTTGACATTACCAAACTTACAGATCCTAACGATGCAACTTTCGGACGAGTAGTAACAGACTTAGGCGACAGGAAGAAAGTAGTAACTAAAGACTTAGTATGTTACAAATTCTGCGAAAGAAATGACTATACAGGATATCCTGGATATGTACAGACCAACGCAGTTCCAAAACCTGCACCAAATCAAGCATGCGAATACTACTATCAGTATTTCGACACTGCACATTGGGACAGAAAATATGAGTTAGTATGGGGATTTGACGGATATGTGTTAAGTGGCTGCGGAAACGCACCAACCATCACCGTAAATGACCTTAGAGAGTGCGGACAAGGAGTGATCCAAAGAATTGTATCCACACAAGGACCAAACAACATCAACGTAACTGCAATCCAGACCATCTGGTTTGTAGACTGCGATCCATTCTATGTGGATGATGTAACTTGTAACGATCCAAGATACACAGACTTAATGTGGCCAAATGGCGTATGTACACAGACACCTGTAACGATCGACGGATGTGGTGCTGACATCAGCCCGGATAATCCACAATTAGGAAGACCACAAGTAATCAACAATGCAGACGACAACTGTGCATTATTGTCTATCGAATACTTCGATGAGATCTTCAACATAGAGCCGGATGCATGTTTCAAAGTATTGAGAAGATGGGTAGTTATTGACTGGTGTCAGTACGATCCATTCATCGATCCAAACTTTGGAAGATGGGAAGCATTGCAAGTGATCAAAGTAAGAGATCAGGACAGACCTGTAGTAACATGCAACGTAGGCCCATGTGAGCCGGCAGTGATTGACCCAGCATTGGGAATCTGTGTTGGACACATTTCACTTACAGCAGATGCAACAGACAACTGTAGCCCATTGGATTGGTTGTTCTGGGAATACAAAATTGACGCCTTCAATGATGGCAAAGGAGTACACGGAGGATATGACTTCCGAGTAGGAACGTTGACCAGAAAACAATATGCAGCTGGAGACACTGTTGAATACAGCCACAATCCATTTGCAGATGACGATCACAATCCATTCGATGCAAGCGGAACTTATCCAATAGGTATCCACAAAATCAAGTGGTTTGTAGAAGATGGTTGCGGAAACGTTGGAGTATGCGAAAGCTTATTTGAAATCAAAGACTGCAAAGCACCAACACCATACTGCTTGACAGGCGTAATCACAGTACCTATGCCAGCTTCTGGTTGTGTTGAGATCTGGGCAAAAGATCTTGATCACGGAAGTTATGACAACTGTACTGCAAAAGAGAACTTGAAGTTCTACTTTGACGGAGACGATACCAAAACATTCATCAACGTATGTTGTGCAGATTTCGTAGCTCAGGGACAAAACGATGAGTTAAGAATCGAAGTTGAAATGTGGGTAGAAGACGAAGAAGGCAACAAAGATTACTGCAAGACAGTAGTAATTGTACAAGACAATCAAGACATCTGTCCTAACACAGGATCATTCGGAAAAATCACCGGAAATCTTAAGACAGAAGGTGGCGATGTAGCGAACCCAGTAGACATGCAATTGTACAACAATGGCAACATGATGGCACAGAGAGTAGGAAGCCCATACAGCTTCGGCGATCTGAAGTTAAATGTAAACTACATGGTGAGTCCAAACAGAAATGATGAGCATAACAATGGTATCACAACACAGGATATCGTTAAGATTCAAAAACATATCTTGGGTCAGACACCATTGAATAGCCCATACAAAATGATAGCAGCAGACGTAAACAACAGTGGAAGTATAACTGCAGCGGATATGTCAGAATTACGTAAGTTGATCCTTGGTTTAACAAGTGAGTTCAGCAAAGTAAAATCCTGGACATTCGTACCAAGCAGTTATATGTTCCTTGATCCAAACAACCCATGGAATGCACCAAGAACTAGTTCTTTGATGTTGGACAACAACAAAGTAGTAGACTTTGTAGCTGTTAAAATGGGAGATGTTACCAATGATGCAAGAGCGAGCAATGCAAGCAACACACAAAGCAGAACCAATGGCGTGTTGAACATCGAAGTTGATGAGAAGAGCGTAGTAGCTGGAGAAAGCTATAAAGTAAGCTTCAAGTCAAGCGATTTCAACAACATCAGCGGTTACCAGTTCACATTGAAGTATGACAAGTCAAGCTTGATCTTCGAAGGAATGGAAGGTGGCGTGTTGAAAGCAACAGAAGCAAACTTTGGAACGAACAGATTAAACGAAGGAATCATCACAACCAGCTGGAACTCTAGCAAGGGAGAAAGCTTCGGAAAAGATGCAGAATTGTTTACGTTGGTATTCAAAGCGACCAGAAATGGAAAAGTAAGCCAGATGTTTGCGATCACAAGTGATGTGACCAAAGCACAGGCATACAATGCATCAGAAGAAGTGAAAGAGGTAAGAATGGGCGTACGCACAGACAAAGGAGTTGTGGAAGGTGGAGTATTTGAGTTGTATCAAAACGAGCCAAATCCATTCTCTAAAGAAACTGTAGTAAGATACCGTTTACCTGAAGCAAGTGCAGTAAAACTGACCGTATACGATGTTACTGGAAAAGTAGTAAGAGTGTACGAGTTGAAAGGACAAAAAGGCTTGAACAGCTACCAGATCAGCAAAGGCGATTTGAATGCTACAGGACTGTTGTACTATCAGTTGGATGCAACAAACCACACCGCAACAAAGAGGATGTTAGTAGTTGAGTAA
- a CDS encoding ABC transporter permease subunit, translated as MFTLIRTELYKIARRPRSYIGFAAILLIVAIIEFALYIDGASYIDFIFQQLEGFLSIEGKVLNGYLVCFIILQTLIIQMPLLVALITGDLISGEAANGTLRLLLTRPVSRSELVFAKFTAGSFYVLILLLLLGVLSLGGSLLLFGEGDLIILKSETINVLKASDLLWRFYGAFVIAFLSLSVVSSFSLMLSCFTDNSIGPIIITMAVIVIFTIIGSFDLPLFDYIKPFLFTSYMIVWRNMFDQPIDWGLMGTSIAILVFHIILFLSISLYYFNQKDIHS; from the coding sequence ATGTTCACATTGATCAGGACCGAATTATATAAAATCGCCAGACGACCTAGAAGTTATATTGGTTTTGCAGCAATATTGCTGATCGTAGCCATCATTGAATTTGCTTTGTACATTGATGGTGCTTCCTACATCGATTTTATTTTTCAACAATTGGAAGGGTTCTTAAGCATTGAGGGAAAAGTGTTGAATGGTTATTTGGTTTGTTTCATCATCCTCCAAACCCTCATTATTCAAATGCCGCTATTAGTTGCTTTGATTACAGGTGATTTGATAAGTGGTGAAGCCGCCAACGGAACTTTGCGGTTGCTTTTGACCAGGCCGGTTTCAAGATCCGAGTTGGTATTTGCGAAATTTACCGCAGGCAGTTTTTATGTACTCATATTATTGCTTTTATTAGGTGTTTTGTCCTTAGGTGGTTCATTGCTTTTATTCGGCGAAGGTGATCTGATTATTTTAAAATCGGAAACTATAAATGTTTTAAAAGCGAGTGACCTTTTGTGGCGATTTTATGGGGCTTTTGTCATTGCTTTTTTGAGTCTGAGTGTGGTTTCCTCTTTCTCCCTGATGCTTTCTTGTTTTACTGACAATTCTATAGGCCCAATTATCATTACAATGGCAGTCATTGTCATTTTTACCATTATCGGTAGTTTTGATTTGCCGCTTTTTGATTACATCAAGCCTTTTCTTTTTACAAGCTACATGATCGTCTGGCGCAACATGTTTGATCAACCAATTGATTGGGGATTAATGGGGACCTCAATTGCCATACTTGTATTTCATATAATTTTATTTTTGAGCATTTCATTGTATTATTTCAACCAAAAAGACATACACTCGTGA
- a CDS encoding ABC transporter ATP-binding protein produces MDSGIIEITQLSKTYKDILAVDHLDLVIPANCIYGFLGPNGAGKSTTLRMMLSLISPDNGMIKVFGKDLNQHRKQILSRIGSIIEKPDFYLYLTGIENLNLLARLSGIRPNSKKIEELLDLVGLSSRGKHKVGTYSHGMKQRLGIAQAIIHNPDLVILDEPTTGLDPSGILELRQMILNLKHSGKTVILSSHILSEIELIADHMVIMNKGKALVQGNVQTLINDQELVVVIETNNTPRAVDRIRNNWPIVGAVEISPSELQCQAPKALIADINKVLIEEGINVYSIYYKRKLEDYFFKLTSN; encoded by the coding sequence ATGGATTCCGGGATAATCGAGATAACCCAACTCAGTAAAACATACAAAGATATTTTAGCGGTCGATCATCTTGATCTGGTAATTCCAGCTAATTGCATTTATGGATTTCTCGGACCGAACGGTGCGGGCAAAAGTACTACCTTGAGAATGATGTTGTCCCTGATCAGTCCTGACAATGGAATGATCAAGGTTTTTGGAAAAGATTTAAATCAACATCGCAAGCAAATACTTTCACGGATCGGAAGCATTATTGAGAAACCGGATTTTTATCTTTATCTCACCGGTATTGAAAATCTAAATTTACTTGCAAGGCTTAGCGGCATCCGTCCGAATTCAAAAAAAATTGAGGAATTGCTTGATTTAGTAGGATTGTCTTCTCGGGGCAAACATAAAGTTGGAACCTACAGCCATGGAATGAAACAACGGTTGGGTATTGCTCAGGCAATCATTCATAATCCCGATTTGGTAATTCTCGATGAACCTACGACTGGTCTTGATCCAAGCGGGATTCTTGAGTTGCGCCAGATGATTCTTAATTTAAAACATTCTGGAAAGACTGTAATTCTTTCTTCGCACATCTTGTCTGAAATTGAACTGATTGCTGACCATATGGTCATTATGAACAAAGGGAAGGCGCTTGTTCAGGGCAACGTTCAGACTTTGATCAATGATCAGGAATTGGTGGTTGTAATAGAAACAAATAATACACCCCGAGCTGTTGATAGGATCCGTAATAATTGGCCGATTGTGGGGGCGGTGGAAATTTCACCATCGGAACTGCAATGCCAGGCGCCAAAAGCTTTGATAGCTGACATCAACAAGGTTTTAATTGAAGAGGGAATTAATGTTTACTCCATTTACTATAAACGTAAGCTGGAAGATTATTTTTTCAAACTAACCAGCAATTGA